agaaccttctgtagtgctggatttgtggatatgtattgtttaaatctgtttttatcatggaatatcttgttttctctgtctatattgattgaaagttttgctgggtacagtagtctgggttgacacccatgctcccttagtgcttgtatggtatctatccaagaccttctggctttcagagtttccattgagaagtcgggtgtgattctaattggtttgcctttatatgttacttggcctttttcctttgctgctcttaatatttcctctttattctgtagatttggtgttttgattattatgtgtcgaggggacttctttttgtggtccagtctgtttggtgtcctgtaagcttcttgtactttcataggcatatccttctgtaggttggggaagttttcttctatgattttgttgaatatgttttctgtacctttgagcagtgtttcttcaccttcttctatacctattattcttaggtttggtcttttcacggtgtcccatatttcctggatattttgtgttagggatttgttggacttgaggttttctttggttgatgagtgtatatcctctagtgagtcttcaatagctgagattctctcttctgtctcttggattctattagttatactgatcgtttatccagtctttccatttccagcatcgcctcattctgtgttttctttattgtgtctatttcagcttttcatgctttgaactgtttcaagagcttccttcacttgtttggttgttttatcttgggtttctttagcttctttaagagatttgtttatttcttgaattttttggtttgtcttttcctccattttgtgtaattttttgcttgctttttcttctatttctttaagggattttcttgtttcctctttaaaggtctctatcatcttgctgagataatttttgaggtccatctcttcttcatgcactgtgttgggcttttcagatcttgctggagtggagtccctagattctggtggtgtcatattggtctttctgttgttgagtgagttcttattctgtcttcttcccatatctttttccagtgagtgcaggagggggtctctctatctcctcttgttacccagtggtgtgtgtgggccaggaactCAATGTGTGCAGcactggatggtcttgcctctcctggtagtctcctcactctgaaggagttaggcctccatagggatcatgtgtgtgtatgtgggggggggggacaggaagtaagagtggggtgtttccaggctcaaggagttcctcactgcctgggcaggtctaccccaagcaggagcaggcccggggagatcggggtggatggggctttggaagggagttgggtaagagtagtggatcactcacctcattgcAGATCGgtcagaggaaagggaaggtagaaTGGCCttttcccagattcagggagctcctccctgcctgggcgtatctactccaagcaggcacaagcctggggagatctgggtaaATGACgctttgggcaggagttgggtaagagcaaggggtcactcacctagttgcagATCGGTCGGCCACTTcagcatattttaaagaaagatgtgTAATGTCCCTTTCCCAATGTCCACCCACAccaatttatttgattttagagATTTTCCAATGGGGCCATAGTTAGAGTAAGTTGAAAAATATGAGCGCCATGAGACTGGCTATCACTAAAATCTGAACTGCCTGCTCATGCAACGTACGCCTTCTGGGTCTGTTTGAGCCTAATATGACATTTATTCTACTTAATCACGTGGTGCTTTTGTACAATTTTCTATTGTATGTTCAAATTAATAACGAATTCATGGGCAATAACTGGAGGCCTATTAGATCTGAATTTGAAATGTGTCCCACAGCTCATGTGTGAATTCTTGGCTCCCAGCTAATGCTGGTTTTAGAAAGTTCTGGAACCTTCCTATTTGGAGGAGGTAGGTCACTGGAGGTGTGTCTTTGCAGGTCGTGTCTTGTCTTTGTCCTTCCATACTTCCCCTGCTTGGCTTCCTGTCTGGTAAGAGTTAAACAGCCTCATTCCCCACATGTTCCCACTGCTGTCTGTTCTAAGCGTGCACAACCAAATAAACAGAGTGAAACTTTGAAATTATGAGGAAGAGGAATCTGTCCTTCACTCTGGTCTCCCAGGTAATTTGATCACAGTTATGGGAAACATAACTAATACAAATGTAGAGATTTTGCTGCACCTAAATATGACCATCGTGAGTCAAAAGCTAAGCTTAATGGGTGATTCCTGCCCTTCTGCTGAGCTACGTCCCCAGGGCAGTcatatgtcttttattttatagtttttctgATAGGACAACTTTTGTCATGCAGACTTTTAaaaactctgtgtgtatgtgatctGTGTGcattttttgtgtttctgtgtatgatgCTAGCACAGACATGCTGTAGCACaagcctgcagaggtcagaggacaatgtcacATGTCAGTCCTCCCCTTCTACCTTGAGATGGGAGCTCTTATTCACTGTGTGTGGCATGTTCTAAGCTAGCTGGTCTGTGACATTCTGGGGGTTCTCTTATCTTCACTTCCCATCTTTCTGTATGGGCACTGAGATTTCAGAAGGGTGCCACCACAAATGAATTGATGTGGAATCTggagacctgaactcaggtcctcatgaatAAATGGCAAGTGTTTTGCACCCTGAATTATCCCTCTAGcctccagtttttattttattttatgtgttctctaggtgaatttctttttaattattcttattaattaaatgttttcatttattttacatcctgaccacagtttcccctccctcctctcctcccattccctctcccccccccccactactcCTCTGGCtacattcagaaaggggcaggcctcccatgggagtcaacaaagcatggcatatcaaattgaggcaggatcaagctcctccctctgcatcaaggctggacaaggcaacccagcatggggaataggttcctaAAAGCCAGCTCAAGCACCAGGGACATGTCCGGGTCCCACTGCTTGGAGCtctacaaacagaccaagctatacaactgtcacaaacatgcagagggcctaggctggTCCCATGCTGACTGCCCAGCTGTtgatccagagtccatgagcttccatgAACCCAAGTCAGAAGTCTCTGTGGGGTTtcccatcatgaccttgaccctcTGGCTAGTACaagccttcttccctctcttcaacaggactctTGGAGTTAGGctcaatgcttggctgtggatctttgcatctgcttccatcagttactggattaaggttctatgatgataatttgagtagtcatcaatttgattaccctctccactattgctaggagtcttagctggagtcatccttgtggattccttggaTTTCCCTGggaccaggtttctccctaacctccaAATGCACTACTCCCCATCAAGACACCTCTTTCATTAATATCCCCCTCCATCTAGACCCCAACCTACCCAACCCTATCCTTCAtgttccctcccccaaccctgagTTTACCCGggagatttcttttatttctccttcccagggaaatccattcATCCCTCTTtatgtcctccttgttacctagcctctctgggtctgtgaattgtagcctggttattctTTAATTTACtcataatatccacttatgagagagaacataccatgtttatctttctgggtctgggttacatcacttgggatgatttttttttttctagttctatctatttgtctgcaaatttcatgatgtcattattttttacagctaggtaatactctattgtgtagttgcaccatgttttctttatccattctttggttgaggggcatctaggttgtttccaggttcttagtgtccaatttttaaaatgcactttGCTTATACAGAATTTTTTCTTAGCCATgcagattgttttttaatttagtaaatatttttgaattatCCAATGGTAAAACTTTTATACAACCTCAGattcttataaaaaataaaggttAGCATTATTTCATtgtacaaaggaaaaagacaaacaggaaccAAGCTATGCAGATTAAATTTAGAGCTATTTGCTTAAGTGAATTTTTATTGTACATCATTGTTTCCATTAATTTGGCCATTCCGTTGTATTTATTGAGTTTCTTCTCTGAGCACTGGACCACTCAGAGTCTTCTTCTCTAAGATAAACATTGTTGGATGGAGTCCTTGGGGTAGAGTTAGCTGCATTAAGAGGTCAAACATTCACGTCACACTTTTGAGATAAACAATTTTGGTAATGGCTGCTTTGACATCCTTGTTCCTCAGGGTATAGATGAGAGGGTTGAGAATTGGTGTGAGAATGGCATACACCACATTGCCCATGATGTGGAAGTCCAGGGGCAGCTCAGCCCTGTAGGCCACATAGGCTATGGCAATGGATGAGTAGTAGGTGCCCACCACTAGGAGGTGGGAGCTGCAGGTGGAGAAGGCTTTGGAACGCCCTTCCCTGGAGTTGATACGCAGCACTGAGGCCAGGATGCGGGCATAGGAGAGAAGTaccaggaggagggggaggaaggacacCACCATGGCGATGCAGAAGCCCATGAGGGTCTGGGGGCTGGTGTCTGAGCAGGAGGACTGGACCAGAGCCAGGTGGTCACAGAAGCAGTGGTAGATGTAGGCAATGTTATTATATACCATCTGGGAGGTCTGTGCCACTGCTGGGACAGGCAGGAGGAGGGCAGTGATCCAGGCACTGGCTGCCAGTGCAGTGTTTGTCTGTGGGGTCATGTGGACAGGGTAGTGCAGAGGGCGGCAGATAGCCACATATCGGTCATAGGCCATGACCACCAGGATGAAGGCTTCTGAGCAGGTGAAGCCTTGGAAGAGATACATCTGCAGTAAGCAGGAAGGGAAGGTGAGGAAGTGGTCTCCCAGCAGGAATAGCGACAGCATCTTAGGGACCGTGGTTGTGGTGAAAAGGATGTCCAGGGCGGAGAGGTTGAttaggaagaagtacatgggctTGTGGAGGCTGGGCTCTGTCACCACAGCCACCAGGATCAGGGTGTTCCCCACCAGGATGAGCaggtagaagaggaggaagagaaagaagacaggaaggtAGAAGGGTTCTGGCAGAGAGGGAATACCCACCAGGTAGAAGACAGTAGAGCCATCTACTGATCCATTGCACGTTGTAGCCTCCATAGTGGAACAGAACTGGTGGTCTGGGTCATGGGCGGCTGAAACATCTGAAaaccagagaaggaaagaattCTGTCGTAATGATTCCATAATGTTTATCCTTAATCTGAGCACAGTTATTTATAACCAGCTCCAGAGGGCTGGTGGTGGGCTGTGGGATTGGCTTCTACCATCTGAGCACCGACTCTGCCAAATACTAACATTCTACCAAACAGAAGTTGTTATATACATTGTTTAGGTGACAATGCAAATGAAGAAGACAGGTCCAAATCTCTGGCTTTCCTGTGAGGAAATCAGAGATAAATGGTTGGTTGATCACTGGATCACTGTCATGAATGTGCCCTGGAAAGATTCCCCCGGGGCTTGCCTCAGATGCCACACTATGTGACTTAGGTTGCTGCGTTTCTGACATCAAGTTCTTCAACCCATGCCCTACTTTTACACTCACTCAAAGTTCCAGCATGTGGCTTTGGAGGGACAGCTTTGTCCAAGGCTCTCAGTGAACTGCAGTTCACATATTCATCAGGCCTCCTTCTCCTCACTTGTGCTCCTCAACCTAGGACTCTTTTGACTCCATGGGAACTCTGGGTatcctggcctctgcttcctagcAAGGTTCAGTCACCCATGGCAGTCCAGCATTCTACTGTAACAACTGGGAAAACCTGGATAAATTATTTAAGTCATCATTTTgttgagatggagtctcatgtagcctgacTTTGCATTCACCTTGTACctgaggctgatcttgaattcctgatccttctgccttggccTACCAAggcctgagattacaggtatgtaccaacACGTTCTAAAAATCAAACTGAAGAAACAGACTCAATAAGGATGAAATGAGTTGGACTTCCACAGGTTGGAGGACCTTCCAGAGTGAATATACAATCAGTTTTCCCCCTCAGAGAGTATTTGGTTTGGTGACCATCACGGGAATGGCTGGAACTAGGGAGAAGAACTTGGGTATGAGAGAATCCAGCAAGCTTTTGTCAATCAAAAGAGGCTTACAAAGTGGCTTAGACAATTAAAGTACTCTGAATGTAGGAGCGATCTTTCCCATAGTCATCTGAATTCTGTGGACTGTGCAGAGGAGGCTGGAGGACtaggcttgttttgtttgtttgtttactatgCTTCTAAAAGACTAAGATCTCCCCAGGGGCCACTGTTACTTAAAAGGCCAGAGGGGAGGGCTTTCCCTTCACATATACTCTTCTCTCAATATTTCCCAAAGAtttgaaactgtgtgtgtgtgggaaggcAGGGTGTGGAGCTGGGTGGGAAGGACAGCTAAGGCCCTTACCCTCCGGAATAAAGCACATCTCCCACAGGCATCTCTGAGGACACAGGGAACCATACCCCGGGAAAGGTTAGACTCTTTCTGGGATTGAAGAAACCAGAAACC
The DNA window shown above is from Cricetulus griseus strain 17A/GY chromosome 3, alternate assembly CriGri-PICRH-1.0, whole genome shotgun sequence and carries:
- the LOC100763354 gene encoding olfactory receptor 2AT4; translation: MEATTCNGSVDGSTVFYLVGIPSLPEPFYLPVFFLFLLFYLLILVGNTLILVAVVTEPSLHKPMYFFLINLSALDILFTTTTVPKMLSLFLLGDHFLTFPSCLLQMYLFQGFTCSEAFILVVMAYDRYVAICRPLHYPVHMTPQTNTALAASAWITALLLPVPAVAQTSQMVYNNIAYIYHCFCDHLALVQSSCSDTSPQTLMGFCIAMVVSFLPLLLVLLSYARILASVLRINSREGRSKAFSTCSSHLLVVGTYYSSIAIAYVAYRAELPLDFHIMGNVVYAILTPILNPLIYTLRNKDVKAAITKIVYLKSVT